The DNA sequence CAAAATCTTGGCTTTGTAAACAATTAATCATTCTCCCGGACGAGATTTTGAACTTCATTTTAAAAGCTTCTAAAGAAGAAAATTCGTAATCCGCAGAAAAGAAACTCTCTCCCCGGTAAAATGTTAAAGGTTCATTAACAATTATCTAATCTTGAATGAAAAAATATGGATTTTTGTCTAAATTTGTTGTAGTATATTTTATTATAATTAACTGCAGCTTAAAATAATACATAAGAAATGGTGAGTTCAGTATGCTGTATATACTCGGCGCAATAGCATTAGTCTTTATTATTTACGGGCTTATTCTATTCATTAAAAAGGGGAATAAAGAGTTCGAAGCCAAGTTGTCTCTCCGTGAAAGAACCGAATTGGAAAAGTTGCTCGAAAAGCAGGCAAAAGATGAAGCTGAAGAAAAATCCAGAGAAAGTGAAGGGGAAAAGGAGAAAGAAGTCCAAAAAACAACTGAAGTCGCACCGAAATTAAAGCATGCCTTCCCGACCAAGGATATAAAAACTGAAATAAAAAAATACTCTACTCACGTTGACATCAATAACTTAAAAGCCCAGCAATCAATAAGAAACGGTGTAAGTAATTTTTTAAATCTCGATTACAAAGTTGCTCTTGAGGAATTCAGTATTGCCGCTGAAATGAATCCACAGGATGTAACAGGATTTTATTGCCGCGGACTAACTAAGCTACAGCTGAAAAATTATGAAAGTGCCGTCAGCGATTTTACCGAGTGCATTAATCTGAAGATGAAAGAACCCTATGCTTTCTATTACCGTGCACTGAGCTATTCTCATCTGCATGATCTGGATAATGCAATTCTTAACTTTAAAAGCTACGTAAATGCTGAAAGCCGTTCACCGGAAGCATATTTTGATCTTGCAATATGTCTGAAACAAAAAGATAACATCAACGAAGCAATAAAATATTTCTCGTCAGCAATTGAAAATAATCCTACACATCAACTAGCATATTATGAAAGAGGATTATTAAAGCATAGAATTGATGATATTGAAGGCGGATGTGCCGATTTGAAAAAAGCATTAGGGCTAGGAAACCTGGATGCTCTTGAACATATCAACGAAAAATGTAAAAGCAGTAAAGCTTAGATTTTATTTTAAGTGATCACCCCAGCTTTTGTAAATCTTCAAAAGCTTCATTAACTGTCTGGCAAACCGGGAGAACCCTGTCAAGCTGTGTAATTTTAATGAGCGCATAAACTTTTTCGGATGGTGAAGCGATTCTCATATGACCATTTGTGGAATTCAGAATTCTGTTTGCAACGAGGATAGCACTTAGACCAGAACTATCGCAGCTTTCAACAGAAGATAAATCAAGTATAAACTTTTTTGCACCTTCAACTTTCAGCAACATAGTAAACTCGCCTTTGAGCAATCCTGAAATGTTTGTATCAAGTCGTGCTTCATTCAATTTAAAAATTGTAATGCCGGATTCTTTCTTTACTTCGAAATTCATTTTAGTGCCCTTGAAACATTTTTAAACAATCGATAAGATTTTTGTATGATGTTTCCGGATCGTTCTGCTTATTAATGACCTGTAGATTAAAATATTTATCAGAGTCTGATCTGGAAAAGCCAACTTTGACCTGCGAGTTAAGAGATTTTGCAATGTAGCTGTAGAAAAGAATTTCTTCCCTGTTTGAATCTATGATAACATCAAACCTCATACTGGATAATCTATCTAGCAGTTTTTTTGACGGAAGGCTTAGTTTTGTTTCATCTTTTACACCGTGTTCAATTGCGTTTGTCTTAAAGTAAGGCTGAAGCAGACTAACACGGTAATCATATGTCATCACCACAATATTTTTTCTCTGTTCTCTCAGGTAATCGAGTATCGGGAAAACAAATCTGAAATCGCTCTCTTTAGCCGGCATCAATACAAGGAATGAATAAGTTTTGGACAATATTGAAGCAAAGTTTCGTTGACTGAATTCAGCAATGGGAGTTTTCCTCCGTATTACAAATTTAGCTGCCTGTTCTTTTAAAGTTGACATCATTTCTTTTCTGCTTCAGTAATCTTTTCTTTGAATTCAGTTTCGCTTATAATTTTTACGCCCAGTGATTTTGCTTTATCAAGTTTTGAACCTGCCTTTTCACCAGCCAGAACATAATCGGTTTTTTTACTAACGCTTGAAGATGTATTTCCACCAAAACCAATTATCTTTTCCTCCGCTTCTTCACGGGTGAAAGATATTAATGTACCGGTTAACACAAAAGTTTTGCCTTTGAAGAAGTTATCGCCCACAAAAGTAGTTTTGGCATCAGTAAATGTAAACTTTAAGCCAGCCTTTTTCAATTCTTCAATGATCTTTTTGTTATGGCTGTCACTAAAGAATTTCTTAACACTTTTGCTTATACTTTCACCAATTTCGTAAACTTTTGTTATATCTTCCTCATTTGCTGACATTAAGGCATCAAGAGATTTGAAATGGGTTGCCAGCTTTTTAGCTGCACCGGCACCAACGTAACGGATTCCTAATGCAAAAAGCACTTTGTCAAATGGCTTTTCTTTACTTTTATCAATTGATTCAAGGAGATTGGAAACACTTTTCTCTCCAAGTCTTTCAATAGCAACAAGCTCATTTTTGAACTTTCTGAGCTTGTAAATGTCACTGTATGTTTTCAGGAATCCCTTCTCAACAAATAAATCAATCAGTGATTCACCCAGCCCTTCGATGTCCATTGCGCCGCGAGATGCAAAATGTTCCAGTCTTCCCTTAACCTGATCCGGACATTCTGAGTTTTCGCAATAGAAGGCAACCTCTCCTTCGGGTTTGAATAATTTGGAGTCACAGGTTGGACATTTTTCCGGCGGTTTTGTTTTTCTGCTGCCCGAAGATCTCTCACTTAAAACAACCTGAACTACTTTCGGAATTACATCGCCGCCTTTTTCAATGATAACCGTATCACCAACACGGATATCTTTTCTTACAATTTCATCATAATTATGAAGGGTTGCCCGGCTTATAGTTGAGCCGGCAAGAAATTTTGGTTCCAGCTCCGCAACGGGAGTTACCGATCCTGTTCTCCCGACCTGCCAAATTATATCATTAATTTTTGTAATCGCCTGCTTAGATTTGAACTTGAAAGCAACAGCCCAACGTGGCGCTTTTGCTATACTCCCCAGCCTGTTCTGTTGTTTTATTGAGCTAACCTTTATGACTGCACCATCGATTTCATATTTTAATTTTTCCCGTAGTTTTTCAAATTCACTGCAAACCTTAATTACTTCTTCGATGCTTCCACATTTTTTATAATGCTCATTAACTCTGAAACCGAGCTTTTTAAGTATTGAAAGATTTTCTTCCTGAGATTTAAATTCTTCTTCAAGACTGATAAGGCTGTATGTAAATATGTTGAGAGGTCTCTTTGCAACAATTTTGGGATCCTGCAATTTTAAAGTTCCTGCGGTTGAGTTTCGCGGGTTTGCAAAAGTCTTTTCACATTTTTCTTCTCTTTCTTTATTCAGCTTTTCAAAATCTTCAATGTTCATAAATATTTCGCCACGTACTTCAAAATCGTTCAGCTTAAATGAGATTGAATTATCTTTTTTAATTCTTAACGGGACCGACTTTATCGTCCGAACGTTTGCGGTAATTTCTTCACCAACTGATCCATCGCCCCGAGTCGCTGCTGTTTTTAAAATTCCATTGACATAATTTATGCTCACCGAGGCTCCATCAATTTTAAGTTCAACAATATATTCAACCTTTTCTCCTGAAGGTAAACCTTCTTTTACTCTTCGGTCGAAATCATATAATTCTTCTTCTGAATATGTATTTGAAAGGCTGAGCATTGGAATTTTATGCTCTACAGGTTTGAATATTTTTGTTAGATCACTACCAACGCGTTGAGTCGGTGAATCCGGAGTTATTAATTCCGGATGTAGTTTCTCAAGCGCCTCTAATTCTTTGACAAGCTTATCATACTCCGAATCAGGTATTGTTGGCTGAGTTAGAATGTAGTACTTGTAATCGTGTTCCCGAATTTCTTCCCTTAGGGATTCAATTTTTTTTTCAATAGAAGATGGCATCTTACTCAATCTTAATTATCGGGGGAGAATTTAATCTTTGGATACCTTTCCTGTTCACTTCAAAGTGTCT is a window from the bacterium genome containing:
- a CDS encoding STAS domain-containing protein; this translates as MNFEVKKESGITIFKLNEARLDTNISGLLKGEFTMLLKVEGAKKFILDLSSVESCDSSGLSAILVANRILNSTNGHMRIASPSEKVYALIKITQLDRVLPVCQTVNEAFEDLQKLG
- a CDS encoding tetratricopeptide repeat protein, with the protein product MLYILGAIALVFIIYGLILFIKKGNKEFEAKLSLRERTELEKLLEKQAKDEAEEKSRESEGEKEKEVQKTTEVAPKLKHAFPTKDIKTEIKKYSTHVDINNLKAQQSIRNGVSNFLNLDYKVALEEFSIAAEMNPQDVTGFYCRGLTKLQLKNYESAVSDFTECINLKMKEPYAFYYRALSYSHLHDLDNAILNFKSYVNAESRSPEAYFDLAICLKQKDNINEAIKYFSSAIENNPTHQLAYYERGLLKHRIDDIEGGCADLKKALGLGNLDALEHINEKCKSSKA
- the ligA gene encoding NAD-dependent DNA ligase LigA; protein product: MPSSIEKKIESLREEIREHDYKYYILTQPTIPDSEYDKLVKELEALEKLHPELITPDSPTQRVGSDLTKIFKPVEHKIPMLSLSNTYSEEELYDFDRRVKEGLPSGEKVEYIVELKIDGASVSINYVNGILKTAATRGDGSVGEEITANVRTIKSVPLRIKKDNSISFKLNDFEVRGEIFMNIEDFEKLNKEREEKCEKTFANPRNSTAGTLKLQDPKIVAKRPLNIFTYSLISLEEEFKSQEENLSILKKLGFRVNEHYKKCGSIEEVIKVCSEFEKLREKLKYEIDGAVIKVSSIKQQNRLGSIAKAPRWAVAFKFKSKQAITKINDIIWQVGRTGSVTPVAELEPKFLAGSTISRATLHNYDEIVRKDIRVGDTVIIEKGGDVIPKVVQVVLSERSSGSRKTKPPEKCPTCDSKLFKPEGEVAFYCENSECPDQVKGRLEHFASRGAMDIEGLGESLIDLFVEKGFLKTYSDIYKLRKFKNELVAIERLGEKSVSNLLESIDKSKEKPFDKVLFALGIRYVGAGAAKKLATHFKSLDALMSANEEDITKVYEIGESISKSVKKFFSDSHNKKIIEELKKAGLKFTFTDAKTTFVGDNFFKGKTFVLTGTLISFTREEAEEKIIGFGGNTSSSVSKKTDYVLAGEKAGSKLDKAKSLGVKIISETEFKEKITEAEKK